The genomic DNA GTGTGGAAATTGGAAGTCATATCTATGCAAAAGCATAGTTCATACTGTTTCATTTGGTAACCCATTAGAGATAAAACATAAGCGAAAATGACCCGTTTTTAGCCTTTTTGGTAAATGGGTTCGAAGGTAATTAATTTTGTTGATGTTTGCTTGATAAGTTTTTGACCTAATTGTTTATGTTGTTAGATTTTATGATTTTGACCTAATTGTGATTTTGACTAAATTTTTGAGTTGTTAGGTTTAGGTATTGAGCgattggtgaattgtgatgtCTTGTGTGTTCATACTTGATAATGGCTAAGGGGGTTGATAGCAGCAGAAACATGTGAGGAACAATATGTGATTTATGAATAATCAAAATACAATATAGAGGGGTTTCTTCTAGCAACACAATCATAAAGTTCATGCTTTAGCTTAATGGTATCACAATACAGAGGGGTTTATTCTAAACAGTAAGTTTTTATTTCATAATTATTTGACTATTGTATTCCTGGCCACTAGGACTTTTCTGAGTAGTGGTGTTTTGGATGGTTTAGCTTACACAATGTTCAAGATATGCTAAGTTTTAGAAATTTCAAATATAACCTGCATCCATGGTAAGTTTCAGTTTTGTTTGGTTTTTTCACTTAAtttgttgtttgttgtttatGAAGGCTGATACACGTTTCTTTGTTTCTTAAGCTAATTGCTCTTTCTCTTCAATCCGCTTCTATTGGATTTCTGGAAGTTGAATGTAAGCTCTAGAAatcaactatatatatatatatatatatatatatatatatatatatgtatatatatatataagggtttCAGTGGTGACCCTTAGATGGCAATAAGAGAAAGTAATGGACACAAGGTAATCTTTCTTTTCTGATTTAACTCCGGTAAGTAAGTAAGcttccttttgtatttctttttttcTTGATGTTTCTAAACAAGTTATTGTAATCTTTTTACTATCATCTCATACGACCACCAGTTGTTCGATGAAATTCCCCAACGAGTAAAATTTATACGTTATTAAAtttgttttgtgtttttcttCAACATGTTAGGAAATGGATTCGTAGTCAATAATAAGATATAAATTGAAGTTGTAATGAGCATTATGATCCTATAATGTGCTCAAGACATCACTGTTGGTTTTGTGAATGAATCTTTTGCAAACAGTGTTCCAAGGGAAAGAAGTTTACTACCTACAAAGTTCCTTAAAGGAAACCCTAACGGGTCTATGATGTGTGATGTGTACGGCTTGATGGTTCAACCGTGCTTTTGTCATATTTGTGTTTGGTCGAAATGCATATTTATCCATGGTAGTAGGAGCGAGTGTTGTTGGTGGGCCTGCTGGAGCTGATTTCAGGGCTGGTGATGATACATACAATTACAGTAAAGGTAACTTAAAGACATGGACAGTGACATGGCAATTCTTTATGATGTCCCATGAAATGCTATGCTGGGAAATGTGCTGGCAATATACATAGTAAATTATAGCTAATAATTTTTATATGATACATGTTAAAATGTAAAATAAACAACACCGGTACATAAGTAATTGTTGTAATGTCACTTAAATAAGCAAGAGGTCGATCAAAGTTTGTTAACGCCTTATTTCATTTAGTTAATTAAGTTACATAATAATATGCCACTTAAAAATAGTTAGTATTGATTATACCTTTGAATCTTTGATTAGTATTGATTATCTTTAACAAGTATGTGTAGTCTATCAATAATGAACTATGCTACTTTCGATGATCTTATTAGGCATAATGGCGGTGGTTCGTTGATTCATTCAGCTGCAAATCCGAGTCGATTTCATGTTGGCAAACTATTCATATTAGGGCTTCGGTGGTGGCGATTAGTTATGAGACATGCCGCACCATGATGAGGTATTAATTAAGTTTTTTATGTTGTCATAGCATTCTATATTTCTATCTTCTAATGTCTGTCATATTATTGCAGTCTTCACTGAATATGCAGTTATACGAAAAAGGTTTAGATTTGTTCGATGATAACCCAACAACCTCAGTAATCTACTAAAATTAAAACTTTAACTCTATAAATGACGTTTGTCTTGGAGAGAACGTTTCTCACTTGGATGTTACAGGCTCTTTTGCACCGGTATTTACTAAAGAATACAGCTGCTCCTATGATAGACATGCTTTTATcaaatttgtaacataaacaaATCATTGAAtctaaatttattattttatagcCCACATGACTTAATTTAAGGTAACTTGCATGATTTTGTGATCCTTTCCTTAAATCAGGATGTGACCAATAAGTTGAAAAATGGTATTGATGTTCAAGACTTCGATACTATTGAACCCATTACACTTAGCTCATGGGACGATACTATTGAACCCATTACACTTTGCTCATGGGATCGAATGGCTCTGGTATGagataatttgttttttttttaactttctaACAGTTTTTTTATTAAATAGATATTTTTTTTTCTGTATGGTCATAGGTAAAAAATTTGAGGGAGCGTTATCTGTAAAGGGTAATGCGGTTGTTGAAGCTTTGGAATGGAAGGTCAGTCCTTTAGTGGTGAAACTTATGAAATACGTTGgaaataaaatagtaaaaaaatttcAAATATTTTACGTGACAGCGTGTTGAAGCATATATGACAGGACTAAGAGCATTTGCGGATGAGTGGTAGGAAAGATGCTTCAATCTTAGtcatttttttggtgttttttaagTTTCTATTTTATCATATATTTGATTGTTTTTCTGTATTTGCAGTGGGTTAACTGTGAAAAAGCTTGACGAGAAATTGGAAAGAACTCTTCTCCATTCGTATCGCAAGGTATGTCCTCCTTGAAGCTTTTAAGTTTTAACAGTTGAAAAAGGAAGCTTTGACAAATTTacatttagagtaaaatgccattttcgtcccttaGGTGTGGCCCAGTTTTGTGCTTCGTCCATAGGTTTGTTTTTCCGCGTTTGgatccaaaatgtttgaaaagtatGCATCATTGAGCGAGTGTCCTCAAGAACAAGAGTCACATGTTTTTTAGAGAAGGTCGGGGACTAGATGACGGTGTGAAGGTTGAGTTTTGACTTTATTTGGAAAACGGGGTGGAATTTACTCCCATTTACTTAATGTGGGTCAATTTGGATTGGATTTTATTGTTGAATGTTGGTCAAGTTTAAAAGCTTACCTAAATATGAGGCGGGTCAACTTGGTCATAACGAGTTGAAAGTCAATGAAAATGGTTTGACCACGTAAACAGACCCCTAAAAAG from Helianthus annuus cultivar XRQ/B chromosome 7, HanXRQr2.0-SUNRISE, whole genome shotgun sequence includes the following:
- the LOC110868134 gene encoding E3 UFM1-protein ligase 1 homolog, whose amino-acid sequence is MGSNGSGKKFEGALSVKGNAVVEALEWKRVEAYMTGLRAFADECGLTVKKLDEKLERTLLHSYRKVWPSFVLRP